The genomic stretch GGGAAAAAAGCTACCAGACCCGCTCCGAGGCCATCCGCGACCTGATCCGCAACACCCTGGTGCAGCGGGAGTGGGAACAGGCCGAGGGCGAGGTGGCCGGAACCCTGAGCATGGTCTACGACCATCACCAGAGCGGACTGGCCCAGAAGCTGACGGAAATACAGCATGAGGACCACGAGGTCATTCTTTCCTCGCTGCATTGCCACCTCGACCCCCACAATTGCCTCGAAGTGCTGGTCCTGCGCGGCGAAGCCTCGATCATCAAGCATCTCGGCCAGAAGCTGATCTCCACCAAGGGCGTCAAGCACGGCCAGCTCAACCTGACCACCACGGGCAAGGATCTTTTCTGATGTCCGGAAAATGCCGCACCATGGAGGACGTGCAGAGCGGCAAGGCCGCCATCGCTCTGCCCATCGACCGCGTCGGCGTCAAGGATCTGCGCCTGCCCGTGATCGTGCGCGACCGGGCTCAGGGGTCGCAGCACACCGTGGCCCGCGTGGACCTCTCCGTGGACCTGCCTGCCGAGTTCAAGGGCACGCACATGAGCCGTTTCGTGGAGGCGCTCGAAGGCTGGTCCGAGGAACTGGACTACGCCTCCTTCAAGCGTCTGCTCGCGGACATCACCCAGCGGCTCGACGCGCAGCGCGCCTATGCCGAACTGCGGTTTCCGTTCTTCCTGCGCCGCAGCGCCCCGGCCAGCGGCGGCAAGGGCATGATGGGCTACGACTGCACCCTGGTGGGCGAGTACGAGAACGGCAGGCTGGTCTTCACCCTGGGGGTGGAGGTGCCGGTGATGACCGTCTGCCCCTGTTCCCTGGCCATCAGCGAGCAGGGCGCGCACAGCCAGCGCGCGTCCATCCGCGCCAAGGCCCGGTTCACCGGGCTGCTCTGGCTGGAGGATCTCATCGATATCTGCGAGGGGTCCGGCTCCTCTCCGGTCTATTCGCTGCTCAAGCGCGAGGACGAGAAATTCGTCACGGAGAGCGCCTTTGCCAATCCCGCTTTCGTGGAGGACGTGGTCCGCGCCGTGGCCAGAGGCCTCACGGACCACCCCCAGGTGACCTGGTTCCGGGTCGAGGTGGAGAGCCACGAGTCCATCCACGACCACGCGGCCTATGCGGTCATCGAGCGCAATTTGAAGGGCTGAGTCTTCCGGCGATTTCTTTCGGCAATGTCTCCCGGCAATTCCCCGCGCGACTGCAACGGCGCGCTTCCTCCGCGCGGTTTCTCCGGCGGCCTTGCCCGCCGGGTCGGCGCGGGCCGCTGGACATTTCCCGCCGGATGGCTACAAGGAGACGAGGCCCCGTCGCAAGTCCGCGGCCGGGGCGTCTTCCGAATTCCGGAGCAGAAATGGGCGCAGACAATTCCATCCAGGCCATCACGGCGTTGACCAAGGCCGCCGAGGTCACCGCCGAGAATCTCGCCAACGTGAACACGCCCGGATACAAGGCCCGGCGTGCCCGTCTGGAGGATGGACCGGGCGGGGAGGGCGTTCGCGTTTCGCATCTCGATGCGGACTCCTCTCCGGGACCGGACGTCTCCTTCGTGTATTCGGATGCGCCGCCGCCCCTGAACGCCGTGCGCCAAGGATCGAACGTGGACGTCGCCCGCGAGATGGTCGATCTGATCGGCACGCAGAACGCTTTTGCCGCCAATGCGGCCGTTGTCCGCGAGTGGGACCGCACTCTGGGCCTCGTGCTCGATCTCAAGGCCTGATCCGCTTCCTGCGGCTGCCGCCTTCCGGGGCGCTCCCGCCCGCCTTTCCGCCTGCCTTCTCTTCCTCTCGCCCCTCTGACTTGGATGGATCGCCGCACCCGGCCATACGCTGCGGGAGCGGCTGGCAGACGCGGCTCGTTCCTGCCGCGTCGGTCGTGAAAAATCCTGTTCCCTTCGACGAACATATCTGATAAATGCTATTAAGCCCTCTTGCGGGCAATTGAAAATCCATGCCCCGGCGAGAGCTTGCGGGCTTTTTCTATGTCAGGAGATTGAACATGGTTCCGAACAAGTCCGTCAAGACGGATTACGACGTCATCGTGGTCGGCGGCGGGCCCGCCGGCCTTTTCGCGGCATTCTGGCTCTGCGAGCATTCCGGCCTGGACGTGCTGCTCATCGAAAAGGGCAAGCGCAGCCTGAACCGCGAGTGTCCCATTTCCGGGGAGCGCGGCTGCATCAAGTGCCGTCCCTGCAACATCCTCTGCGGCGTGGGCGGGGCCGGGCTTTTCTCGGACGGCAAGCTGAACTACATCCACAAGCTCGGCAAGACCGACCTGACCCAGTTCATGCCGGTATCCGAGGCCAAGCGCCTCATCGACGAAACCGAGACGATCTTCAACCGGTTCGGCATGGACGCCGAGGTCTACCCCACGGACATGGACGCGGCCAAGTCCATTCGCCGCGAAGCCAAGAAGCACGGCATCGACCTGCTGCTGATCAAGCAGAAGCACCTCGGAAGCGACAACCTGCCCGGCCACATCGCGGGCATGGCCGAATATATCCGCGAAAAGGGCGTGACCATGCACACCTCCGAGGAGGTCCGCGAGGTCATCGTCGAGGACGGCCGCGCCCAGGGCGTGCGCACCAGCCGGGGCGACTATTCGGCCAAGGCCGTGATCCTCGCGCCGGGCCGGGTGGGCGCGGAGTGGATGGGCAAGGTCGCCCAGGAACTGAATCTCGGCGTTTCCCAGCGCGGCATCGAGGTCGGCGTGCGCGTGGAGGTTTCCCGCGAGATCATGGAAGACCTCTGCGGCATCATCTACGACCCGACCTTCTTCATCCGCACGGCCAAGTACGACGACCAGACCCGGACCTTCTGCACCAACCAGGGCGGGTTCGTGGCCCTGGAGAATTACCAGGACTTCGTCTGCGTCAACGGCCACGCCTACACCGAAAAGAAGTCGGACAACACCAACTTCGCCTTCCTTTCCAAGGTCGTGCTGGACGAGCCCGTCACGGACAACCAGTCCTACGGGGAATCCATCGGGAGGCTGGCCACGCTCATCGGCGGCGGCAAGCCCATTCTCCAGCGCTTCGGCGATCTCAAGCGCGGACGCCGCTCCACCTGGAACCGCATCCGCAACAGCTCCATCGAACCGACCCTGCGCAACGTGGTCTGCGGCGACATCGCCATGGCCCTGCCGGAACGCATCCTGACCAACGTGGTCGAGGGGCTGGAGAAGCTCAACGAGGTCGTGCCCGGCGTGTCCAACGACGAGACGCTGCTCTACGCGCCGGAGATCAAGTTCTTCGCCACCCAGGTGGACACGGACAGCCATCTGGAAACGGCCGTGAAAGGGCTTTTCGTGGCGGGCGACGGTCCGGGCGTGGCGGGAAACATCGTCTCCGCAGCGGCAACCGGCCTGATTCCTGCCAAGAAGATCGCCGCGCGATTGAAATAGCCTTTCGTCCGCGAACCGACGCAGGCCGTTCCCCGTTTTGGGGAGCGGCCTTTTTTGTCGCCGATGTTTGCGTGCGGCATTGCCTGGACCCGTAAAAAAATGTAACGGCTGCGA from Paucidesulfovibrio longus DSM 6739 encodes the following:
- the nikR gene encoding nickel-responsive transcriptional regulator NikR; its protein translation is MGKTIRFGVSLDSDLLEKFDSLCREKSYQTRSEAIRDLIRNTLVQREWEQAEGEVAGTLSMVYDHHQSGLAQKLTEIQHEDHEVILSSLHCHLDPHNCLEVLVLRGEASIIKHLGQKLISTKGVKHGQLNLTTTGKDLF
- the folE2 gene encoding GTP cyclohydrolase FolE2 yields the protein MEDVQSGKAAIALPIDRVGVKDLRLPVIVRDRAQGSQHTVARVDLSVDLPAEFKGTHMSRFVEALEGWSEELDYASFKRLLADITQRLDAQRAYAELRFPFFLRRSAPASGGKGMMGYDCTLVGEYENGRLVFTLGVEVPVMTVCPCSLAISEQGAHSQRASIRAKARFTGLLWLEDLIDICEGSGSSPVYSLLKREDEKFVTESAFANPAFVEDVVRAVARGLTDHPQVTWFRVEVESHESIHDHAAYAVIERNLKG
- a CDS encoding flagellar basal body rod protein FlgB; this translates as MGADNSIQAITALTKAAEVTAENLANVNTPGYKARRARLEDGPGGEGVRVSHLDADSSPGPDVSFVYSDAPPPLNAVRQGSNVDVAREMVDLIGTQNAFAANAAVVREWDRTLGLVLDLKA
- a CDS encoding NAD(P)/FAD-dependent oxidoreductase encodes the protein MVPNKSVKTDYDVIVVGGGPAGLFAAFWLCEHSGLDVLLIEKGKRSLNRECPISGERGCIKCRPCNILCGVGGAGLFSDGKLNYIHKLGKTDLTQFMPVSEAKRLIDETETIFNRFGMDAEVYPTDMDAAKSIRREAKKHGIDLLLIKQKHLGSDNLPGHIAGMAEYIREKGVTMHTSEEVREVIVEDGRAQGVRTSRGDYSAKAVILAPGRVGAEWMGKVAQELNLGVSQRGIEVGVRVEVSREIMEDLCGIIYDPTFFIRTAKYDDQTRTFCTNQGGFVALENYQDFVCVNGHAYTEKKSDNTNFAFLSKVVLDEPVTDNQSYGESIGRLATLIGGGKPILQRFGDLKRGRRSTWNRIRNSSIEPTLRNVVCGDIAMALPERILTNVVEGLEKLNEVVPGVSNDETLLYAPEIKFFATQVDTDSHLETAVKGLFVAGDGPGVAGNIVSAAATGLIPAKKIAARLK